A genomic region of Gemmata massiliana contains the following coding sequences:
- a CDS encoding DUF1559 domain-containing protein yields the protein MNRRARRAFTLIELLVVIAIIAILIGLLLPAVQKVREAAARMKCTNNLKQLGLAQHNHESSFGYYSGSLDKNPPAERSWSIPLLPYVEQQALFAMYDQTRPWFDPPATSKNQEVISTQLSVMMCPSSPVSNRLQTGVTDKGKAFTCWAGDYASCRQVKADIAAAGIVSLAGDGLLGKDVNRKPLEVTDGLSNTIMFGERAGGPQPYVNGKPNAAVTPGSGYGWGSRANYVQLSGFLSDGVTAPGPRVMNANNDEFYSFHSGGGNFCFGDGSVRFIRESVPAPVFAALLTAMAGEVISSNDY from the coding sequence ATGAACCGGCGAGCCCGCCGCGCGTTCACGCTGATCGAGTTGCTCGTGGTGATCGCGATCATTGCGATCTTGATCGGGTTACTCCTACCCGCGGTGCAAAAAGTGCGCGAGGCCGCGGCCCGCATGAAATGCACCAACAACCTGAAGCAGCTCGGGCTAGCGCAGCACAACCACGAGTCGTCGTTCGGGTACTACTCCGGCTCGCTCGACAAGAACCCGCCGGCCGAACGGTCGTGGAGCATTCCGCTGCTGCCGTATGTGGAACAACAAGCCCTGTTCGCCATGTACGACCAAACCCGCCCCTGGTTCGACCCGCCCGCGACGAGCAAGAACCAGGAGGTCATCTCGACACAACTGTCCGTGATGATGTGTCCGTCGTCTCCCGTCTCCAATCGGCTCCAGACCGGGGTCACCGATAAGGGCAAGGCGTTCACCTGCTGGGCCGGGGACTACGCCTCCTGCCGCCAAGTGAAAGCGGACATCGCCGCCGCGGGCATCGTCTCGCTGGCCGGTGACGGGCTGCTCGGTAAAGACGTGAACCGCAAGCCGCTCGAAGTCACCGACGGGCTGTCGAACACGATCATGTTCGGGGAACGGGCCGGCGGGCCGCAGCCGTATGTGAACGGGAAGCCGAACGCCGCGGTCACCCCGGGCAGCGGATACGGGTGGGGTTCGCGGGCCAACTACGTCCAATTATCGGGGTTCCTGAGCGACGGGGTAACCGCCCCCGGACCGCGCGTCATGAACGCGAACAACGACGAATTCTACAGCTTCCACAGCGGCGGCGGGAACTTCTGCTTCGGCGACGGGTCGGTCCGGTTTATCCGCGAAAGTGTTCCCGCTCCGGTTTTCGCGGCGCTCCTGACCGCGATGGCCGGCGAGGTGATTTCGTCGAACGATTATTGA
- a CDS encoding carboxypeptidase-like regulatory domain-containing protein, with product MRFRFGRAVALAILALAPSACEKKGARVPVFPVSGKVLVGGKPVAGVMIVLHATDGSQPAPAKPNAKTAADGTFRLSSYDPQNGAPAGTYAVTLFWFKNNPDDDGSADRFKGKYANPDKPVRTVTITAGPNELPVFELARPD from the coding sequence ATGCGGTTCCGTTTCGGGCGCGCAGTCGCGCTCGCGATCCTGGCTCTTGCACCGTCGGCGTGCGAGAAGAAAGGCGCGCGCGTCCCGGTTTTCCCAGTGAGCGGGAAGGTGCTCGTGGGGGGTAAGCCGGTCGCGGGCGTCATGATCGTGCTGCACGCGACCGACGGCAGCCAACCGGCCCCGGCAAAGCCGAACGCGAAGACCGCAGCGGACGGGACGTTCCGCCTGTCGAGTTATGACCCACAGAACGGCGCGCCCGCGGGTACCTACGCGGTCACGCTGTTCTGGTTCAAGAACAACCCGGACGACGACGGTTCGGCGGACCGGTTTAAGGGCAAGTACGCAAACCCGGACAAACCGGTGCGCACCGTGACGATCACCGCCGGCCCCAATGAACTGCCGGTCTTCGAGTTGGCGCGCCCGGACTGA